The following proteins come from a genomic window of Bos mutus isolate GX-2022 chromosome 23, NWIPB_WYAK_1.1, whole genome shotgun sequence:
- the RING1 gene encoding LOW QUALITY PROTEIN: E3 ubiquitin-protein ligase RING1 (The sequence of the model RefSeq protein was modified relative to this genomic sequence to represent the inferred CDS: inserted 2 bases in 2 codons) codes for MTTPANAQNASKTWELSLYELHRTPQEAIMDGTEIAVSPRSLHSELMCPICLDMLKNTMTTKECLHRFCSDCIVTALRSGNKECPTCRKKLVSKRSLRPDPNFDALISKIYPSREEYEAHQDRVLIRLSRLHNQQALSSSIEEGXRMQAMHRAQRVRRPMPGSDQTTTMSXGEGEPGEGEGDGEDVSSDSAPDSAPGPAPKRPRGGGAGGSSVGTGGGGTGGVGGGAGSEDSGDRGGTLGGGTLGPPSPPGAPSPPEPGGEIELVFRPHPLLVEKGEYCQTRYVKTTGNATVDHLSKYLALRIALERRQQQEAGEPGGPGGGTSDPTAGPDGGGGEGGGAGGADGPEEPALPSLEGVSEKQYTIYIAPGGGAFTTLNGSLTLELVNEKFWKVSRPLELCYAPTKDPK; via the exons ATGACGACGCCGGCGAACGCCCAGAACGCCAGCAAAACGTGGGAACTGAGCCTGTATGAGCTCCACCGGACCCCGCAG GAAGCCATCATGGATGGCACCGAGATTGCGGTTTCCCCCCGGTCACTGCACTCAGAGCTCATGTGCCCCATCTGCCTGGACATGCTGAAGAATACCATGACAACCAAGGAGTGCCTCCACCGGTTCTGCTCTGACTGCATCGTCACGGCACTGCGTAGCGG GAATAAGGAGTGCCCTACCTGCCGAAAGAAGCTGGTATCCAAGCGGTCTCTGCGGCCAGACCCCAACTTCGATGCTCTGATCTCTAAGATCTACCCCAGCCGGGAGGAGTATGAGGCCCACCAAGACCGGGTGCTCATCCGCCTCAGCCGCCTGCACAACCAGCAGGCGCTGAGCTCCAGCATCGAGGAGG TGCGCATGCAGGCCATGCACAG GGCCCAGCGTGTGAGGCGGCCGATGCCCGGCTCAGATCAGACCACTACGATGA GGGGCGAAGGAGAGCccggggagggagagggggatggaGAGGACGTGAGCTCAGACTCGGCCCCGGACTCTGCCCCAGGCCCTGCTCCCAAGCGACCCCGTGGAGGGGGTGCAGGGGGCAGCAGTGTAGGGACAGGGGGGGGTGGCactggtggggtgggtgggggcgccGGCTCTGAAGACTCGGGTGACCGGGGAGGAACCCTGGGAGGGGGGACCCTGGGCCCCCCAAGCCCTCCCGGGGCTCCCAGCCCCCCAGAGCCAGGCGGAGAAATCGAGCTCGTGTTCCGGCCGCACCCCCTGCTCGTGGAGAAGGGAGAATACTGCCAGACTAG GTATGTGAAGACCACTGGGAATGCCACAGTGGACCATCTCTCCAAGTACTTGGCCCTGCGCATTGCTCTCGAGCGGAGGCAGCAGCAAGAGGCGGGGGAACCGGGAGGGCCTGGAGGGGGCACCTCTGACCCCACCGCGGGACCTGacgggggcggtggggagggtgggggtgccGGAGGAGCCGACGGCCCTGAGGAGCCTGCCTTGCCCAGTCTGGAGGGCGTCAGCGAAAAGCAGTACACCATCTACATCGCTCCCGGGGGCGGGGCGTTCACG ACACTGAATGGCTCACTGACCCTGGAGCTGGTAAATGAGAAGTTCTGGAAGGTGTCCCGACCACTGGAGCTCTGCTACGCCCCTACCAAGGATCCAAAGTGA